The Toxoplasma gondii ME49 chromosome XI, whole genome shotgun sequence region ATGGacaagaagcagctgctcgcGGAGTAAAACTCGTCTCTTTTTGCGGAATCGATTCACTCCCGAGTGACTTGGCGGTGGCTCTCATTCAGCGAGAGGCCCTGCGTCGTCGAAAAATGCCTTGTCATGAGGTGTGAAACGATTCGTGGATGGCTGCACCTCTGCTCGTCGATACACACACAGTCGCGTTCCAGATGTATCCATTCTACCTACAAAAACGAACGCTTCTCCGCAAATGTTTTCATATATGAGGCATGCATGTCTACTATATATTATTATATGGTATGGGATACACAGAAGACTAGGCAGATGTTCCTTTGTCTTTATCAGTAGCAGACGAAAGGTTTTCGACGAATGGATGGGAGGTAGGAGAGAATTCGGTAGTGACGATACAAAATCGTCAGTTGTCGGATGTGCAGGACAAACGTTGCGTTGTTGTCTTTCTCGGCTTTTCATAGATCAAGACTGCTGTCACAGATTGCTTTGGAGGCTTTTCTGGAAGCGCGGTGGTGGGACTAGGACAACTGTTTGAGGAAGGTGCAGTGTTTGATCCGTTTTTCTTGGTAAAATATGCGGCGGCATCCCCACCCAGTCACGTCGACTTTGCTGCCTTTACACAACCGCAAATGTGAGTTTCGATGCACTGAAAGAGACACTTgtgtacatgtacacatgtcTTCTCACGGCAATGTGTGTACCTCAATGTGCTGGCACACAGGAAAGTGTGCTTTTCAATGTGCGCGCATATATTCGTGTTCTTGCAAGTGACGCTAAATTGTGGTTTGTTGACTCTGCGCGGTGTGTCTAACTTTGTCTCATGACATTTCTGCTGATGTCTGTATGACTGTAGTGTATCACAGTAGCACACCTGGCCTTACTGTCTAAAGATGGCTTTTCTTTTGGGCTCTCTGCTTGCCACTTTGTTCACGATTGTTTTGTCTGTGTCCGTACATATCTCCTTTACTTTGTACACCTCCACATTTTCCGGGTCACCTGTGTGTCCACCAcagttgcatgcatctgATTCTAGTTTTCTCTGCGATTTTCCTTCTTGCAAGCTTCCTCGCCAAATACGACGAGGACTTCGGGTACTGCGCCTACAATGTCATGGCTCCCATAAACGAAAATGTCGTGCGGTAAGACTCTGCCTGAGAGCGCTGATTTTTTGTCTGTATCTGAGTGCTAGTAGGGTAATTACATCAATGCAATACTCATAAAAGCGAGTagcgtctcctttttcaaGTCCACTATTACAAAAAACGTGATGAGTGGCACCACAGTTCAACATGTGTGGCCGCCGACACGTGATCCCGATCCTCttaaagaaacagagaaaaccacACTTCAAAGTTTGTGACGAGAAGAATGACACGCCAGCCCATTCGTGGAGGAGGTTTAGTGTCAGATCTTCCATGAATGTTTGAGTGACGATGGGAGATTTTcggcgaaaaaggaaaaacactGAAGTGCAAATTCTTCCTGGACAGCAAGTTGCCTGCCTGCTTGtatttcgtcttctcgtttcttttcccttCCGGTgattcttcagcttctcgaCCGTGCTGCAAGGCATCTATCCGCAGGACCCCAGCCTTGCTGCGTGTGGATTTCCGTCATCACAAAGCTTCGGTAAATCTGAACAGACTTCGTTgccttctgtgtttccaccttcttcgtcgtctggcCGATTGTCCTCCACAGTcgcagaggaaaaaaacaaggCCTCGGACAGTTTTTCTTCCCCAGACCAGGAAGCTGAGCACGAGCAGAAGCACGAACGCGCGTCCTCTTCAGATCTAGGAAAGAGCAAGACGGACGCAATGTCTCTTGCGAATTCTCCCGCGTCGAtagacgagacagacagtCAGCTCGAATGTTCTGTGTGTTGGCCGTacccttctttcctccactACTCTGAGTGCGTGGCTCTGAGCTACGATATCATATCGGCTTCggtcgtctccctcgtcaCATTTATTCTCATGTTCCTTGCAACTTTTTCCTTCACGCGAGCCGCCTTAACAGCTCTCAGGTTTTTTCCGAAGCCGGGTAAGAATAAAAATTCAGGCCAGCAAAAGTGAAATAGCAGAGAAAACCACCCTCACAAGAGCGCACAAATGTGCCAATGCACATGGATGCAAACATTAGCATATATCTATAGGGACTTGACAGTACATGTGCATGCTCTTGCGAATTCTACAGTAGTTACCATTCACTGAGAGCACTAACTCGCCcatgtacgtatatacagCCACAAAAATAGGTACACTAGAGATCTACtgcctgttttcttctttctgtttcgcaGGTGAAGGTCCGCCGCGCCAGTTTCTTGACAACGGCCATTTCGAAATAAAAGCAATTGGCCGCGTGCGCCCAGTGGCTTTGCTGCCTTCGCCTGAAAGCGGTGGGGAAGActtggaggaagaagagatcaCGGAGATGGAAGATgacgatgaagaaggcaTTGAGAGGCGGCGCTACAACCGCCCGCACCATCAACACAAAGAAACCGTCATAACCGTCACAATTGGTTCCTCGTTTGGAGACCCAGGATACAAGCAAACCGGGAAGATGCTCGTGGAAACGGGGCTCGCTTTAGCCCTTCAGCTTCATGCGTGCACCAACCTatgcggtgtctgtacacctgccTCTGGGGTCGGTGTCATCCTTCGAGACAGACTAACGAAAGCAGGAATGACAATCGAAATGAAAACAAAACAATTCTAGAAAACACTTGCTGATAATCGAGATGAAAAAACAGTTCTAGGAAACTCTTGTTGACAGTCGGCATGAAAGCTATTCTACGAAAGGCTTGTTGAGCACTTTACAGCATGCAAACTGCCACGGCACCAAACACAAATGCTGCGAAACTTCACGTTGATTTCCTTTGAACCTTTTTCAGAGAAAACCCGGGGGAGGACCTTCGCCCCCAAGAAGAAATCAGGTTTTCACCAGTTTTTCCATCACTCAAGTGCGTATCTGAGTATTTGCGCTCCACACACACTCTAAGGCAGTGATAGTTCACGACTTTTCGCAGGAAGTAGATTGTGTTTCTTGCCAATGTCCTCTCAATCCAACCAAATCATAACGCTTACCCTCATACTATGACTCAACATCATCATTGATAACGATATAGATTTGCTTATGTGAGTCTGCCTGCAAGTATACCTCCACAACGGCTATGCAGAATCGCTTTACGCGCCGATTGATACAAATGTGGTTCTCCATCTCCATTTAGATGGGTCTACGTATGCGGACGCAAGTGAACTGAATACAAAGGAATATGCATGCTTGCATGTACGCCACTGTCTCTCCACAAGTTTATGTCTATTTATCTATTTATATCTAGATCtacatctatatctatatatatctacatatatatatatatatatatattgtatgtacatgtgtgtgtgcgtgtgtgaaACCGAAGCGTTTGTAAGTTTTTATGTTTTGCTTCCGTTTTTGGTCGACATGTAAGGAGACGAATTGGCCTCTCAGCGAGCATACGGCTCTCGACAGTCTTCGAGATGCATGTCGACAGTTGTATCCGAAAATGGTAGACAACCTGGACTACTGAGACGCGGGGCGTACGCGCAACGAGTTTATTCGCAACGAAGAATACACCTCGCAAGCATTTACAAATGTGCATACGTATACGCATGTgcgcacacatgcatattcacataaatacatatatatatatatatatacatgtagacaaacaaatatatatatatatatatatatacatatatatatacacgtatacgTACAATAGTGTAAACCAGTTACACCGTCGTCCCAAAGACATGGACCGTACCTACATGCACAGAAAGCCAACGTGTCACATATCGAAGGTGGATATTACCACGTccattttctctttcgtgccttctgtctcttccttttctttccactGCTATTTACGCGCATCCCTCGCCACATGTTTGCAGCATCCTCTTCATCGGAATCCTCATCAGCGGTTGTGCTTTTCTTCCGAAGCTGCATacgacacacagaaaccTCATCAAACTCGTGTCGGTGGTTTCTTTGTAGACCCACTTGGTTTAGGTTCTCCCCATATAAAACGAAGAACAACCAATTGGTTCTACTCAGAAATTGCACCCCTTGCAAGTCggtacgtatacatatatatatatatatatatatatatatattaggTGTATGGAGAGCTAGAGATATATAttactatatatatatatatatataggcatatgtgtatgcgaTCATTGACTTTTCACTTCACTGGTTCCTTCTAACTGTATGTTCATAGCAGTTTTTATCCCCGTGAAGGAAATCTGCTCCTATACGTGTGCAGACCCAGATTGACCGCGATTCTTAGAATAATTTTACTGTTGTAGGCTACTGAAATCCAAGGCACACCGGACTACACATTGTAAGCAGATACTTTGTCTATGGAAATGATCCCTGGAGTGTAAAGTGTCGTGTTGCGAAACCTGCTGTTTCGCTGATGCTCATAGACTTCTGTGTGTacttctgcatgcgaatcTAGCAGGCCCATCGATTACCTCTGGAGGAAGTTCTTTGTTAACAAAGTCGCTGAGACGCGGAGGAAGTGCGAGTCCCAGAGACTCTGTTGCCTCGACGAGCTGAAGCAACTCGGCGACAGAGAGTCGCGTCGGTAGCACAGAAATCCTCATAGCTAGCGACAGAAGTAAACAGTGATGTAGCTCTATTGATCGGTAGCCGAGCTGTGAAAGGAACACAGACAAAAAAAGAAATGTGACGAGGCACAGACAACCTCAGAAGCTGATTTTTTTCGGCAATTCGAACAAAAAAAAGTCAACGGAATTCGAACACATACAAATGGCGTTTTATCTACAgccgcttcttcgcatgcGTCACGCACTCTCGTGGTGCCTGAATGTCTACATACCTCTTGCTTCGTGGGAGTTCGCctgtatgcatgtgcatgctaAAAGGAGACATTACTGTCCCGACTAAACATCCTATTTCTTTGAAACCTCCATTCTCGCCGTTTGGATGACCACAGAATACCAGAATCCATGTGATTTGTATAGAAAAGCAGACCTAAGATACTGGATATGATTCCAGTtacgagacacagacaaccaagttctttatgattgctgAACACCACCAGCCGCTACTTAAAAACTCAACAATTACCGCAGCTGTAGATGAATGCGAATTCCCCAGTGTATCTCTGGCTTTGTTTAAGAGGGGTGGCCTGGCACTGCACTGAGAACAAACTCACGTTCTCTCACCTTGGCATGAGCTTGAAGAATCCTCAGCGTcaacgacggagagagagaccctTGGTCTTGCATTCGAGAAACCAACAGACTGTCAACTGCCTGCGTACACTCACACCGGGAGATTTTTCACTATTTGTTGAATTTTGGATGTTTTTCTTGAAGGACTAAATCATCTTAGTTCtcacaggaaaagaaaaaaattAGCAAGTTCCTGTTACTAGCGGCGAACATGCAGGGACAAAACAATTTGAATTTGTTACTTCTAAAGCAGAGCTTGAACAACTCGATTTTTCCTATACTAATTTTCAAGTATTAATCTAGTTTGTAAAGTTGTAAAACTTGGTGACTTCAAACTTTAAGACCTTTCATATCTAGAGTATATCGAAGTTCTCTGACACGCATGAACATAACTCTGTTGCACGCGTTGGAGTCTGGGACACATGCAAACAGCACTGCAAACGGAGTCTGCGTGGCCAGGTTT contains the following coding sequences:
- a CDS encoding hypothetical protein (encoded by transcript TGME49_315450~Predicted trans-membrane domain (TMHMM2.0):361-384); the encoded protein is MSTDNRTGKDEEPPSNRSAKSRQMEREKHSEEVGSTQTHDGENRQERFEDGGKAGADRNGKPKDDGQAPEQEPTEYVKENHEEENKSQRNDSEELSFVADISYKYGQEAAARGVKLVSFCGIDSLPSDLAVALIQREALRRRKMPCHEIKTAVTDCFGGFSGSAVVGLGQLFEEGAVFDPFFLVKYAAASPPSHVDFAAFTQPQIFLAKYDEDFGYCAYNVMAPINENVVRFSTVLQGIYPQDPSLAACGFPSSQSFGKSEQTSLPSVFPPSSSSGRLSSTVAEEKNKASDSFSSPDQEAEHEQKHERASSSDLGKSKTDAMSLANSPASIDETDSQLECSVCWPYPSFLHYSECVALSYDIISASVVSLVTFILMFLATFSFTRAALTALRFFPKPGEGPPRQFLDNGHFEIKAIGRVRPVALLPSPESGGEDLEEEEITEMEDDDEEGIERRRYNRPHHQHKETVITVTIGSSFGDPGYKQTGKMLVETGLALALQLHACTNLCGVCTPASGVGVILRDRLTKAGMTIEMKTKQF